The Zingiber officinale cultivar Zhangliang chromosome 10A, Zo_v1.1, whole genome shotgun sequence genome contains a region encoding:
- the LOC122027375 gene encoding carbonic anhydrase, chloroplastic-like, with the protein MERLTFGFESFKKDVYEKKPELFSQLAQGQSPKYMVFACSDSRVCPSVVLGFQPGEAFIVRNIAAMVPPYCQKRYSGAGAAIEYAVLHLKVENIVVIGHSCCGGIKGLMSIKDDGTTTTDFIEEWVKVCLPAKEKVQEEFASLPFAEQCTECEKAAVKVSLENLKTYPFVKDAVEKGSLRLIGAHYDFVNGKFEIW; encoded by the exons ATGGAGAGGTTGACCTTCGGCTTCGAAAGCTTCAAGAAAGACGTCTACGA GAAAAAACCAGAGTTGTTCTCGCAGTTGGCACAGGGACAAAGCCCCAAG TACATGGTGTTCGCATGCTCGGACTCGCGCGTGTGCCCGTCGGTGGTGCTCGGTTTCCAGCCCGGCGAGGCCTTCATCGTCCGCAACATCGCCGCCATGGTTCCTCCCTATTGCCAA AAAAGGTACTCTGGCGCTGGGGCAGCCATTGAATATGCCGTCCTCCATCTCAAG GTGGAGAACATTGTGGTGATTGGCCACAGCTGCTGCGGTGGGATCAAGGGACTCATGTCCATCAAAGACGACGGCACTACCACAAC TGACTTCATTGAGGAGTGGGTGAAAGTTTGTTTGCCAGCGAAGGAGAAGGTGCAGGAAGAATTCGCGTCCTTGCCTTTTGCTGAACAGTGCACGGAGTGCGAAaag GCGGCTGTGAAGGTCTCCCTGGAGAACCTGAAGACCTACCCGTTCGTGAAGGACGCAGTGGAGAAGGGGTCGTTGAGGCTGATCGGGGCACACTACGACTTTGTGAATGGCAAATTCGAGATTTGGTGA
- the LOC122027374 gene encoding probable phospholipid-transporting ATPase 8 isoform X1: MAGDRRRSVHLVEMGGLFGRRGHPPPAEPTSVGGDDDGYSRMVYCNGTASPESLDLDYPDNTISTTKYTVANFVPKSLFEQFRRVANFFFLIVACISFSPLAPYRAVSVLLPLVFVVGATMAKEAIEDWQRKKQDIEVNNRKVNVYDGAHSFYQTEWKKLRVGDIVRVEKDEFFPADLLLLSTSYHDGVCYVETMNLDGETNLKRKQSLEVTSTLHIDENLQNFKALVKCEDPNEKLYSFIGVLTNEGVQYPLSPKQILLRDSKLRNTHQVYGAVIFTGHDTKVMQNAMDPPSKRSNIERRMDKIIYVLFTSLVCICSISSIFFGIKTKQEINAGSYRWYLRPEKSSIFYDPNRTTLAAFFHFLTDLMLYGCLIPISLYISIEIVKVLQSMFIDRDQEMYCEESDKPARARTSNLNEELGQVHTILSDKTGTLTCNSMEFVKCSIAGISYGSKSCEAENNLSRVTEYDSSELHDKPVDLMRHNTQGFLERSPKGFNFKDNRLMHGQWIKEPNSDIIEKFFQVLAICHTAIPVVTKSDEIVYEAESPDEATFVTASRELGFEFYNRTQTSISLHQFDPKTDRKVDRTYELLNTLEFSSGRKRMSVIIRTEGDQLLLLCKGADSVIFERLAEHGNLFEHNTKRHISEYSESGLRTLAVAYRVLSAEEYITWHEEYLKAKNSINTDHDAIVDEVADRIERDLILLGATAVEDKLQKGVPECINKLAQAGINIWILTGDKLETAVNIGFSCQLLRRGMEQLIITLDQSDINALKKNGGRDAVEKTLHESVTKKIHEARFRVSKMEGSGVPFALIIDGDSLAFAFSTSLEHPFLDLAVSCASVICCRTSPKQKALVTRLVKRKTRKITLAIGDGANDVGMLQEADIGVGISGVEGMQAVMSSDFAIAQFRFLERLLLVHGHWCYRRISAMICYFFYKNITFGFTLFWFEAHAYFSGQPAYNDWFISFYSVAFTSLPVIALGVFDKDVSARLCIKFPKLHQDGIHNIFFSWPRILGWMFNGVCCSLIIYYFTTGAIFHQAFRQDGRAAGSDILGVTMYTCVVWTVNCQLAIYLSYFTWIQHFVIWGSILVWYIFLVIYGFFPPMISSSAYQVFLEACASSPLYWMTTLFVVISALLPYFFFSTIRDTLFPKYHNLIQGLQLMPAIYFAR, encoded by the exons ATGGCCGGGGACAGGAGGAGATCGGTCCATCTCGTGGAGATGGGCGGTCTCTTTGGCCGCCGAGGCCACCCTCCTCCGGCTGAACCTACCTCCGTCGGCGGCGACGACGATGGCTACTCGAGGATGGTCTATTGCAACGGTACGGCGAGCCCTGAGTCGTTGGATCTGGACTATCCCGACAACACGATCTCCACAACCAAGTATACGGTGGCCAATTTCGTACCTAAGTCCCTATTCGAGCAATTCCGGAGAGTGGCCAACTTCTTCTTTCTCATAGTAGCTTGCATCTCTTTCAGCCCGCTTGCTCCGTATCGGGCCGTCAGTGTGCTCCTCCCCCTTGTTTTCGTCGTCGGTGCGACTATGGCGAAGGAGGCCATCGAAGATTGGCAGCGGAAGAAGCAG GATATAGAAGTCAACAATCGGAAGGTTAATGTCTATGATGGAGCTCATTCTTTTTACCAAACAGAATGGAAGAAACTTAGAGTTGGAGATATTGTTAGGGTGGAGAAGGATGAATTTTTCCCTGCTGATCTACTTTTGCTTTCTACAAGTTACCATGATGGTGTTTGCTACGTAGAGACCATGAACCTTGACGGAGAGACAAACTTAAAACGTAAACAGAGCTTGGAAGTGACTTCAACCTTGCACATTGATGAGAATCTCCAGAATTTTAAAGCATTAGTCAAATGTGAAGACCCAAATGAAAAGTTGTACTCCTTCATTGGGGTTCTGACTAATGAAGGTGTGCAATATCCCCTCAGTCCCAAACAAATTCTGTTGAGAGATTCTAAACTTAGAAATACTCATCAAGTTTATGGTGCTGTAATTTTCACTGGACATGACACAAAAGTAATGCAAAATGCTATGGATCCTCCTTCAAAGAGAAGTAACATAGAGAGGAGAATGGATAAAATAATTTATGTACTTTTTACTTCTCTGGTTTGTATTTGCTCCATTAGTTCTATCTTCTTTGGCatcaaaacaaaacaagaaaTTAATGCTGGAAGCTATAGGTGGTATTTGAGACCAGAAAAATCATCAATATTCTATGATCCTAATAGGACAACTTTGGCTGCCTTTTTTCACTTTCTGACAGACCTTATGCTATATGGGTGCTTGATTCCCATTTCATTGTATATATCCATAGAGATAGTTAAGGTTTTGCAAAGCATGTTCATAGACCGCGATCAGGAAATGTACTGCGAGGAGAGTGATAAACCTGCACGTGCTCGGACATCAAATTTAAATGAGGAACTTGGACAAGTTCATACCATACTCTCAGACAAGACAGGTACACTTACATGTAACTCAATGGAGTTTGTGAAATGTTCAATAGCTGGTATTTCTTATGGCAGTAAATCATGTGAGGCAGAGAACAATCTTTCAAGAGTCACAGAATATGATTCATCTGAACTTCATGATAAACCCGTTGATTTAATGAGGCATAATACTCAAGGATTTCTGGAAAGGTCACCCAAAGGCTTTAACTTCAAAGATAACCGGTTAATGCATGGACAATGGATTAAAGAACCTAATTCAGATATAATAGAGAAATTCTTTCAGGTGTTAGCAATCTGCCATACAGCAATTCCTGTTGTGACTAAATCTGATGAGATTGTTTATGAAGCTGAGTCACCAGATGAAGCTACTTTTGTTACAGCTTCTAGGGAGCTTGGCTTTGAGTTCTACAATAGAACTCAGACAAGCATCTCATTGCATCAGTTTGATCCTAAAACTGACAGAAAGGTTGATAG GACATATGAACTTCTCAACACCTTAGAATTTAGTAGTGGTCGCAAACGAATGTCAGTAATTATAAGGACTGAAGGGGACCAGTTATTGCTCCTTTGCAAGGGTGCTGACAG TGTCATTTTTGAGAGGCTTGCTGAACATGGAAATTTATTTGAACATAATACCAAGCGCCACATCAGTGAATACTCTGAGTCAGGTCTACGAACATTGGCAGTTGCTTACCGTGTACTAAGTGCAGAAGAATACATAACATGGCATGAGGAGTATCTCAAGGCAAAAAATTCAATAAATACTGATCATGATGCAATTGTGGATGAAGTAGCTGACAGGATTGAGAGAGACCTTATCCTTTTAGGTGCTACAGCTGTTGAGGATAAATTACAGAAAGGG GTTCCAGAGTGTATTAACAAACTTGCACAAGCTGGAATTAATATCTGGATTTTGACTGGTGATAAATTGGAAACTGCAGTTAATATAGG GTTTTCTTGCCAATTATTGCGCAGAGGAATGGAACAGCTCATAATCACTCTTGATCAATCTGATATTAACGCTTTAAAGAAAAATGGTGGAAGGGATGCTGTTGAAAAG ACTTTGCATGAAAGTGTTACCAAGAAAATACATGAAGCACGATTCAGAGTTTCTAAAATGGAAGGAAGTGGTGTTCCCTTTGCTCTTATTATTGATGGTGACTCTCTGGCCTTTGCTTTTTCAACTAGTCTGGAGCACCCTTTTTTGGACCTGGCAGTTAGCTGTGCATCTGTTATTTGTTGTCGAACATCACCAAAGCAGAAGGCTCTT GTAACAAGACTGGTGAAGAGAAAAACCAGAAAAATTACACTTGCGATTGGTGATGGAGCCAATGACGTTGGCATGCTTCAAGAGGCTGACATTGGTGTTGGTATCAGTGGAGTTGAGGGCATGCAG GCTGTCATGTCTAGTGACTTTGCGATAGCTCAGTTTCGTTTCTTGGAGCGTTTGCTCCTTGTTCATGGGCATTGGTGTTATAGACGTATCTCAGCCATG ATATGCTACTTTTTCTACAAAAACATAACGTTCGGCTTTACTCTCTTCTGGTTTGAGGCCCATGCTTATTTCTCTGGACAGCCTGCTTATAATGATTGGTTCATATCATTCTATAGTGTTGCCTTCACATCCCTTCCAGTTATTGCACTGGGTGTTTTTGATAAAGACGTTTCTGCCCGTCTTTGCATAAAG TTTCCCAAGTTACATCAGGACGGTATTCACAACATCTTCTTCAGCTGGCCTCGCATTCTTGGCTGGATGTTCAATGGAGTTTGCTGTTCTCTGATCATCTATTACTTCACGACGGGAGCCATATTTCATCAAGCATTCCGCCAGGATGGTCGTGCGGCAGGCTCAGACATCCTCGGAGTAACAATGTACACTTGCGTAGTGTGGACAGTGAATTGCCAATTAGCAATCTACCTCAGCTACTTCACATGGATCCAACACTTCGTTATATGGGGAAGCATCCTAGTTTGGTACATTTTCCTAGTGATTTATGGTTTCTTCCCGCCAATGATATCCTCGAGTGCATACCAGGTTTTTCTGGAAGCCTGCGCTTCAAGTCCTCTTTATTGGATGACTACTCTCTTCGTCGTTATTTCTGCCCTACTACCTTACTTTTTCTTCTCCACCATACGAGATACCTTATTCCCCAAGTATCATAACTTAATTCAAGGACTGCAACTGATGCCTGCGATATATTTTGCACGCTAG
- the LOC122027374 gene encoding probable phospholipid-transporting ATPase 8 isoform X2 translates to MAGDRRRSVHLVEMGGLFGRRGHPPPAEPTSVGGDDDGYSRMVYCNGTASPESLDLDYPDNTISTTNPLAPYRAVSVLLPLVFVVGATMAKEAIEDWQRKKQDIEVNNRKVNVYDGAHSFYQTEWKKLRVGDIVRVEKDEFFPADLLLLSTSYHDGVCYVETMNLDGETNLKRKQSLEVTSTLHIDENLQNFKALVKCEDPNEKLYSFIGVLTNEGVQYPLSPKQILLRDSKLRNTHQVYGAVIFTGHDTKVMQNAMDPPSKRSNIERRMDKIIYVLFTSLVCICSISSIFFGIKTKQEINAGSYRWYLRPEKSSIFYDPNRTTLAAFFHFLTDLMLYGCLIPISLYISIEIVKVLQSMFIDRDQEMYCEESDKPARARTSNLNEELGQVHTILSDKTGTLTCNSMEFVKCSIAGISYGSKSCEAENNLSRVTEYDSSELHDKPVDLMRHNTQGFLERSPKGFNFKDNRLMHGQWIKEPNSDIIEKFFQVLAICHTAIPVVTKSDEIVYEAESPDEATFVTASRELGFEFYNRTQTSISLHQFDPKTDRKVDRTYELLNTLEFSSGRKRMSVIIRTEGDQLLLLCKGADSVIFERLAEHGNLFEHNTKRHISEYSESGLRTLAVAYRVLSAEEYITWHEEYLKAKNSINTDHDAIVDEVADRIERDLILLGATAVEDKLQKGVPECINKLAQAGINIWILTGDKLETAVNIGFSCQLLRRGMEQLIITLDQSDINALKKNGGRDAVEKTLHESVTKKIHEARFRVSKMEGSGVPFALIIDGDSLAFAFSTSLEHPFLDLAVSCASVICCRTSPKQKALVTRLVKRKTRKITLAIGDGANDVGMLQEADIGVGISGVEGMQAVMSSDFAIAQFRFLERLLLVHGHWCYRRISAMICYFFYKNITFGFTLFWFEAHAYFSGQPAYNDWFISFYSVAFTSLPVIALGVFDKDVSARLCIKFPKLHQDGIHNIFFSWPRILGWMFNGVCCSLIIYYFTTGAIFHQAFRQDGRAAGSDILGVTMYTCVVWTVNCQLAIYLSYFTWIQHFVIWGSILVWYIFLVIYGFFPPMISSSAYQVFLEACASSPLYWMTTLFVVISALLPYFFFSTIRDTLFPKYHNLIQGLQLMPAIYFAR, encoded by the exons ATGGCCGGGGACAGGAGGAGATCGGTCCATCTCGTGGAGATGGGCGGTCTCTTTGGCCGCCGAGGCCACCCTCCTCCGGCTGAACCTACCTCCGTCGGCGGCGACGACGATGGCTACTCGAGGATGGTCTATTGCAACGGTACGGCGAGCCCTGAGTCGTTGGATCTGGACTATCCCGACAACACGATCTCCACAACCAA CCCGCTTGCTCCGTATCGGGCCGTCAGTGTGCTCCTCCCCCTTGTTTTCGTCGTCGGTGCGACTATGGCGAAGGAGGCCATCGAAGATTGGCAGCGGAAGAAGCAG GATATAGAAGTCAACAATCGGAAGGTTAATGTCTATGATGGAGCTCATTCTTTTTACCAAACAGAATGGAAGAAACTTAGAGTTGGAGATATTGTTAGGGTGGAGAAGGATGAATTTTTCCCTGCTGATCTACTTTTGCTTTCTACAAGTTACCATGATGGTGTTTGCTACGTAGAGACCATGAACCTTGACGGAGAGACAAACTTAAAACGTAAACAGAGCTTGGAAGTGACTTCAACCTTGCACATTGATGAGAATCTCCAGAATTTTAAAGCATTAGTCAAATGTGAAGACCCAAATGAAAAGTTGTACTCCTTCATTGGGGTTCTGACTAATGAAGGTGTGCAATATCCCCTCAGTCCCAAACAAATTCTGTTGAGAGATTCTAAACTTAGAAATACTCATCAAGTTTATGGTGCTGTAATTTTCACTGGACATGACACAAAAGTAATGCAAAATGCTATGGATCCTCCTTCAAAGAGAAGTAACATAGAGAGGAGAATGGATAAAATAATTTATGTACTTTTTACTTCTCTGGTTTGTATTTGCTCCATTAGTTCTATCTTCTTTGGCatcaaaacaaaacaagaaaTTAATGCTGGAAGCTATAGGTGGTATTTGAGACCAGAAAAATCATCAATATTCTATGATCCTAATAGGACAACTTTGGCTGCCTTTTTTCACTTTCTGACAGACCTTATGCTATATGGGTGCTTGATTCCCATTTCATTGTATATATCCATAGAGATAGTTAAGGTTTTGCAAAGCATGTTCATAGACCGCGATCAGGAAATGTACTGCGAGGAGAGTGATAAACCTGCACGTGCTCGGACATCAAATTTAAATGAGGAACTTGGACAAGTTCATACCATACTCTCAGACAAGACAGGTACACTTACATGTAACTCAATGGAGTTTGTGAAATGTTCAATAGCTGGTATTTCTTATGGCAGTAAATCATGTGAGGCAGAGAACAATCTTTCAAGAGTCACAGAATATGATTCATCTGAACTTCATGATAAACCCGTTGATTTAATGAGGCATAATACTCAAGGATTTCTGGAAAGGTCACCCAAAGGCTTTAACTTCAAAGATAACCGGTTAATGCATGGACAATGGATTAAAGAACCTAATTCAGATATAATAGAGAAATTCTTTCAGGTGTTAGCAATCTGCCATACAGCAATTCCTGTTGTGACTAAATCTGATGAGATTGTTTATGAAGCTGAGTCACCAGATGAAGCTACTTTTGTTACAGCTTCTAGGGAGCTTGGCTTTGAGTTCTACAATAGAACTCAGACAAGCATCTCATTGCATCAGTTTGATCCTAAAACTGACAGAAAGGTTGATAG GACATATGAACTTCTCAACACCTTAGAATTTAGTAGTGGTCGCAAACGAATGTCAGTAATTATAAGGACTGAAGGGGACCAGTTATTGCTCCTTTGCAAGGGTGCTGACAG TGTCATTTTTGAGAGGCTTGCTGAACATGGAAATTTATTTGAACATAATACCAAGCGCCACATCAGTGAATACTCTGAGTCAGGTCTACGAACATTGGCAGTTGCTTACCGTGTACTAAGTGCAGAAGAATACATAACATGGCATGAGGAGTATCTCAAGGCAAAAAATTCAATAAATACTGATCATGATGCAATTGTGGATGAAGTAGCTGACAGGATTGAGAGAGACCTTATCCTTTTAGGTGCTACAGCTGTTGAGGATAAATTACAGAAAGGG GTTCCAGAGTGTATTAACAAACTTGCACAAGCTGGAATTAATATCTGGATTTTGACTGGTGATAAATTGGAAACTGCAGTTAATATAGG GTTTTCTTGCCAATTATTGCGCAGAGGAATGGAACAGCTCATAATCACTCTTGATCAATCTGATATTAACGCTTTAAAGAAAAATGGTGGAAGGGATGCTGTTGAAAAG ACTTTGCATGAAAGTGTTACCAAGAAAATACATGAAGCACGATTCAGAGTTTCTAAAATGGAAGGAAGTGGTGTTCCCTTTGCTCTTATTATTGATGGTGACTCTCTGGCCTTTGCTTTTTCAACTAGTCTGGAGCACCCTTTTTTGGACCTGGCAGTTAGCTGTGCATCTGTTATTTGTTGTCGAACATCACCAAAGCAGAAGGCTCTT GTAACAAGACTGGTGAAGAGAAAAACCAGAAAAATTACACTTGCGATTGGTGATGGAGCCAATGACGTTGGCATGCTTCAAGAGGCTGACATTGGTGTTGGTATCAGTGGAGTTGAGGGCATGCAG GCTGTCATGTCTAGTGACTTTGCGATAGCTCAGTTTCGTTTCTTGGAGCGTTTGCTCCTTGTTCATGGGCATTGGTGTTATAGACGTATCTCAGCCATG ATATGCTACTTTTTCTACAAAAACATAACGTTCGGCTTTACTCTCTTCTGGTTTGAGGCCCATGCTTATTTCTCTGGACAGCCTGCTTATAATGATTGGTTCATATCATTCTATAGTGTTGCCTTCACATCCCTTCCAGTTATTGCACTGGGTGTTTTTGATAAAGACGTTTCTGCCCGTCTTTGCATAAAG TTTCCCAAGTTACATCAGGACGGTATTCACAACATCTTCTTCAGCTGGCCTCGCATTCTTGGCTGGATGTTCAATGGAGTTTGCTGTTCTCTGATCATCTATTACTTCACGACGGGAGCCATATTTCATCAAGCATTCCGCCAGGATGGTCGTGCGGCAGGCTCAGACATCCTCGGAGTAACAATGTACACTTGCGTAGTGTGGACAGTGAATTGCCAATTAGCAATCTACCTCAGCTACTTCACATGGATCCAACACTTCGTTATATGGGGAAGCATCCTAGTTTGGTACATTTTCCTAGTGATTTATGGTTTCTTCCCGCCAATGATATCCTCGAGTGCATACCAGGTTTTTCTGGAAGCCTGCGCTTCAAGTCCTCTTTATTGGATGACTACTCTCTTCGTCGTTATTTCTGCCCTACTACCTTACTTTTTCTTCTCCACCATACGAGATACCTTATTCCCCAAGTATCATAACTTAATTCAAGGACTGCAACTGATGCCTGCGATATATTTTGCACGCTAG
- the LOC122027177 gene encoding 1,4-dihydroxy-2-naphthoyl-CoA synthase, peroxisomal-like encodes MVDISGRQLGAAERRIANIANHLSPPPSTSPLPSIVRQATASTGDSYHRVHGQVPTRETTWRPACDESGKEYIDILYEKAVGEGIAKITINRPERRNAFRPNTIKELIRAFNDARDDSSIGVIILTGKGTKAFCSGGDQALRGPDGYADFENFGRLNVLDLQVQIRRLPKPVIAMVAGYAVGGGHILHMVCDLTIAADNAIFGQTGPKVGSFDAGYGSSIMSRLIGPKKAREMWFLCRFYDAYEAEKMGLVNVVVPLEKLELETLKWCREILRNSPTAIRILKSALNAVDDGHAGLQELGGNATLVFYGTEEANEGKRAYMDRRQPDFSKFPRRP; translated from the exons ATGGTTGACATATCGGGAAGGCAGCTCGGCGCAGCAGAGAGAAGGATCGCTAACATCGCCAATCACCTATCACCTCCGCCTTCCACTTCACCCCTGCCTTCGATTGTCCGTCAAGCGACCGCTTCAACGGGCGACAGTTACCATAGAGTCCATGGTCAGGTGCCGACGCGAGAAACGACGTGGAGACCGGCCTGCGACGAGTCCGGAAAGGAGTACATCGACATTCTGTATGAAAAAGCGGTGGGCGAAGGGATTGCGAAG ATCACAATCAATCGTCCTGAAAGAAGGAATGCTTTTAGGCCAAATACTATCAAAGAACTTATTCGGGCGTTTAATGATGCGAGGGATGACAGCTCTATTGGTGTCATCATTCTTACTGGAAAG GGAACCAAAGCTTTCTGTAGTGGTGGTGACCAGGCACTAAGAGGTCCTGATGGTTAtgctgattttgaaaattttggccGTCTTAATGTGTTGGATCTCCAG GTACAAATACGTCGGCTTCCTAAACCAGTAATAGCAATG GTAGCAGGTTATGCTGTTGGTGGTGGTCACATATTACACATGGTTTGTGACTTAACTATTGCTGCTGATAATGCAATTTTTGGTCAAACTGGGCCAAAG GTTGGTAGCTTTGATGCTGGTTATGGATCCTCCATCATGTCCCGTTTG ATTGGGCCAAAGAAAGCACGTGAGATGTGGTTTTTGTGCCGATTCTACGATGCTTATGAAGCAGAAAAAATGGGACTCGTGAACGTAGTAGTACCT CTGGAGAAATTGGAACTCGAGACACTGAAATGGTGCCGTGAGATTTTACGCAACAGTCCAACGGCAATCCGTATCTTGAAATCTGCTCTTAATGCTGTAGATGATGGCCATGCTGGTCTGCAG gagCTGGGAGGAAATGCAACGTTAGTCTTCTATGGTACTGAAGAGGCTAATGAAGGGAAGAGAGCATATATGGATCGCCGGCAACCAGATTTCTCTAAATTTCCACGAAGACCTTGA